One segment of Chelonia mydas isolate rCheMyd1 chromosome 13, rCheMyd1.pri.v2, whole genome shotgun sequence DNA contains the following:
- the LOC102931016 gene encoding olfactory receptor 6F1, with amino-acid sequence MSKENHTRVKEFILLGFPGSQYLQLSLFILFLFMYVLIITGNVAIIFLVRTHRCLQTPMYYFLCNFAFLEIWFTTACVPKTLANLVSQSKSISFTSCLLQMYFVFSFGCTEYFLLAVMAYDRYLAICYPLHYNAIMSSTLSVQLALSSWVGGFLVISVPAALIARLSFCGPNVINHFFCDISPWIILSCTDTYLVEVVCFIMFAIVILGSCVITLVSYIYIISTILKIPSAQGQQRAFSTCSSHLTVVIIWYGSTVFLHVKPSIETSLELTKIVTILNTIVTPLLNPFIYTLRNKEVTEILKKVFSGGT; translated from the coding sequence ATGAGCAAGGAAAATCACACCAGAGTGAAGGAATTCATCCTTCTTGGATTCCCTGGGTCTCAGTATTTGCAGCTGTCCCTCTTCATACTCTTCCTCTTCATGTATGTCCTGATCATCACTGGTAATGTGGCCATCATCTTCCTAGTCAGGACCCACAGATGCCTTCAAACCCCCATGTACTACTTCCTCTGCAACTTTGCCTTCCTGGAGATCTGGTTCACCACAGCCTGTGTCCCTAAGACTCTAGCCAATCTTGTGTCCCAAAGCAAATCCATCTCCTTCACCAGCTGCCTTCTGCAGATGTATTTTGTCTTCTCCTTTGGCTGCACAGAATACTTCCTCTTGGCTGTCATGGCCTATGACCGCTATCTGGCCATTTGCTACCCATTGCATTATAACGCTATTATGAGCAGCACTCTCTCTGTTCAGCTGGCCCTTAGTTCTTGGGTGGGTGGTTTCCTGGTTATTTCTGTGCCAGCAGCTCTGATTGCCAGATTGTCCTTCTGTGGCCCAAACGTCATCAATCACTTCTTTTGTGACATATCTCCCTGGATAATTCTCTCCTGCACTGACACCTACCTTGTTGAGGTGGTCTGTTTCATCATGTTTGCCATCGTCATCCTAGGGTCCTGTGTGATAACCCTGGTATCCTACATTTATATCATCTCCACCATCTTGAAAATCCCCTCAGCACAAGGTCAGCAAagggccttttccacctgctcttCCCATCTCACAGTTGTGATTATATGGTACGGATCCACTGTTTTTCTACATGTTAAACCATCCATAGAGACCTCATTGGAACTGACCAAAATAGTCACCATCTTGAACACAATTGTGACTCCATTGCTAAATCCTTTCATCTACACATTGAGAAACAAAGAGGTCACAGAGATCTTGAAAAAGGTATTCAGCGGGGGGACTTGA